TGCGTGCCCTCCTCGTTCCTGATGACCCTTCCAATGACCCTGACGATCTGACCGTTCTCCGGTAAAACGTTCTCCTCGCTCTCGACGAGTATGACCCCGGTACCGTCGTCGAGCCAGAAGGTGTAGTCCATCTTATCAACCTTGAATGCCTTGCCTATGAGGGAAACACGCGTGTCGTCTTCCCGTATCTCGCCTATCTTCCTCTCGACGGCCGGCTTTCTTCTTCTAAACTTAATCTCTTCCATTTCACTCACCACCCTCGAGCTCGGCTATGGCCTTCTTCAGCTCGGCCCTAACCCTGGCTATCTCCCTCTTGGGGTCAACTTCGTCCCAGCCAAAGGCCTTGAGTATCAGACCCAGGAACTTGTCGTCGACAACGTTGCCCCTGACGATTATCTCCTTGCCGAGAAGGTAGTAGTACTCCTCCTCCGCAAGCTTCCTTCCGGCTTCCCTGAG
The sequence above is drawn from the Thermococcus pacificus genome and encodes:
- a CDS encoding replication protein RepA, coding for MEEIKFRRRKPAVERKIGEIREDDTRVSLIGKAFKVDKMDYTFWLDDGTGVILVESEENVLPENGQIVRVIGRVIRNEEGTHIYGEVIQDFSNADLDALEEVRELERKVLPKVESIIEFFGGEEL